CAGCTTCCTAATTAATGACAAAGTGGGGTCTAGAATCTATGAATCCTGAATTCCAATACAGTTGATTTGTGTGCGTTAATACTTTtcctatttttatcattttattggtaagtttatttttatgattttcaaatgaaaaatattagATCCATAAAATGTTTAATGGTTCTGCCCataaattttcaattttctctCTCTTAAAATCTTCATCATCACCTCCTTAGAGTacattaaaaatacagaactaCAACTAGTGTAAAAACTTAGAGAATTACTAAACAGGGTAGAAGATACTCTAGAAATTAAGAATATGAAATACTAAACTCAATGACCAAATAGAAGAAGACATCTAAACACAGATATGCCTCCTCTGAATATAAAGATGGGTAATTTGTAAAGGCAGGAAAGTGAGCACAATTACTTTTCAAGTTCTTTTTGGAAAGAAGGTAATGTACAGATATGATgctctttttctttaaatgttattATCATTCATACTCTCTGTAAAACTTTGGCTGTAATTTTGTTTTGCACTTGGAACAACCTTTTAAGTAGTATCATCACCATTATTATAATTATGGTAACATACATACTATGTCCCAGGAACTTTTTTTAGTGCCTTCCTTGTGTCCTCACATTTAATCCTTCCAACAAACATAGGTAGCTcctataatttttcccattttacaatcACAAAATCTAAGGAGAGATCTAAGGTAAGGAACAAACAGGTTCAATAACTTTCCTAAGATCACACAGCATAAAAGTGGTTGAGGCAGAATTCATATTCAGAAATTAAGAGAGAagtgcaaaaggagaaatagagaAGAGCTAGTgaaggaaagacagagaaaaggaggagataaagggaaaggagagatgaaagggagagggagaaacaTGGGGAAAAGATGTTCAGAGAAATtgagaaaaagagacagagaaataaaagaagaaagggaatagaGAATGAGAGATGGAAAGATAATGTGCACTGAACCACACTGTGTATCAAAAACTAAGCACAATATTTGAGATGTACAATCTTTGAGGGCAAAGGTGGAATATATCTCATAATATTTAGCAAAGTTATTTTCATCAtaaatatatattgtatataacATAGAGTTCTAATCAGATACAAGATATGGAGATGATgtgaagaggaagagagaaacagaaagaaggatGGATATCAAAGATTAAAGCAGGTCACtaaatcttttattttgtttccccccaaaatacagcAGGTGAAAATCTCATCCTTGAATAGAAAGGAATCAAACAAGTCATACTGccccactttctgtctctgtactgGCACTTAGGCTGTTGTGCAAGCCTAAGTCATACTTTTGAACCATTCTCCAAAGAGTCATTGCTCCAGAAACTATGATCATAATTTGCAACGACAGCCACAGTGATTTCATTCTCCTGGGATTCTCTGACAAGCCGTATTTAGAGCAGATACTTTTTTGGGtcattctgatattttattgcttGACAATTGTAGGAAATATGGTCATAGTTCTTGTCTCCTTGAAGGATACAAAATTCCAcattcctatgtatttttttctttccaacctTTCCTTGGTAGATCTCTGTTTCACAAGCAGCTGTGTTCCACAGATGTTGGTTAATCTCTGGGGTCCAGAGAAGACCGTAAGCTACACTGGCTGTGCCATTCAAATCTATGTCTTCTTATGGCTTGGGACCACTGAATGTGTCCTTCTTGTGGTCATGGCTGTGGATCGCTTTGTGGCAGTATGTCATCCACTGCAATATACCACGATCATGTACCCGAAACTCTGCCTGCAGCTCTCCATTCTGGCATGGGGGACTGGTCTGGTTCAGTCTCTGATCCAGTCCTCTGCCACCCTTCAGTTACCCTTCTGTTCCCACCGGAGAGTGGATGACATTGTGTGTGAAGTCCCAGCCCTGATTCAGCTCTCCAGTGCAGACACCACCTACAATGAAATTCAGATGTCCATAGCCAGTATTATTCTCCTAGTGGTGCCTTTGATCATTATCCTTTTCTCTTATGGGGCTATTGGTAAGGCTGTGCTGAAGATAAAGTCAACTGCAGGGCAGAAGAAAGCATTTGGCACCTGTACTTCTCACCTTCTTGTGGTTTCCCTCTTCTATGGCACTGTCACAGCCGTCTACTTTCAACCCAAGAATCATTATGCTCCTGAACATGGCAAGTTTCTCACCCTTTTTTACACCATAGTAACCCCTACTCTTAACCCCCTTATCTACGCTTtaagaaacaaagaagtaaaggCGGCACTAATAAGATTAGGGAGGAGGACCTAAGATTCCACAAATAACCAAGGAAGTCGACATACGATGGGCTGTTGCTTAATCTGTAAAGATGGAACAACCTCatcacaaagagctggagatatatTTCCTAATCCTAAAGTAGGAGAGAAACAGTTACATTTTGTTCAAGTTGAAATTTCAGTTTTATCATTGATTAGGCCATTACTTTTTTCATGGTGCTAGTTTAGTTTAGGCACAGTATATGGCATATACTGTGCCTAAACTGGCAGTATATGGTATAGAAATTAGCATATTCACTAGCCATTGTCttaaagaacacacaatacattTGAATTAgaggaacaaaacaaagcacaaaaTAAAGAAGATGTTTCATgcctttctgtttatttttctttactttattCTCCCAGTTTTCCTCTAAATTCAACCAGTGCTTTCATAGAAAGGTCCACTCCAACAGGTTCCTAGTATTTTGAGACACAGATTTAAGAAACTCACATGTATACCTATACTCTAATCTGAGTTACTTGCTTCAGAATTCATTCTGCCTCCCTGCCTCAGTATGACCATTGTTGATGTCTAAATGTGCCTAGCACTATCCAGTGTAAAAGTGTTTGCCAATCAGGAGCTCACACTGCTCCCTGGTGCTTCTGGTCTGATAACATCCTATGTCCAAATTTCTTTGACTGCTGATATTCTGGGCTCCCAATTATAGGAGTAGGCTTCAGTTTTAGTCTTCTTTCTGAGTTCCTGTTGTATATGAAATGGTTTTCTTTTAGTAGATCGAATTCTTATTAATTTATCTTGTTGATATTTATTGAATTCTTATTATGTACTAGATTTTGGAGATAAAATGATAGATAAGACATACAGTATCACCAACATCATGGAGCTATGGTCAACTAGTGCAGACAGAtattaaccaatttttttttattaattgtctTATTGGAGAGATATTTGTTCCTCAGCACCTGCCTATGGCTGGTTATCATACTACCTGATGTC
This is a stretch of genomic DNA from Elephas maximus indicus isolate mEleMax1 chromosome 1, mEleMax1 primary haplotype, whole genome shotgun sequence. It encodes these proteins:
- the LOC126063730 gene encoding olfactory receptor 2H2-like, whose amino-acid sequence is MIIICNDSHSDFILLGFSDKPYLEQILFWVILIFYCLTIVGNMVIVLVSLKDTKFHIPMYFFLSNLSLVDLCFTSSCVPQMLVNLWGPEKTVSYTGCAIQIYVFLWLGTTECVLLVVMAVDRFVAVCHPLQYTTIMYPKLCLQLSILAWGTGLVQSLIQSSATLQLPFCSHRRVDDIVCEVPALIQLSSADTTYNEIQMSIASIILLVVPLIIILFSYGAIGKAVLKIKSTAGQKKAFGTCTSHLLVVSLFYGTVTAVYFQPKNHYAPEHGKFLTLFYTIVTPTLNPLIYALRNKEVKAALIRLGRRT